A region of the Flavobacteriaceae bacterium MAR_2010_188 genome:
TAGGCAGCGCCCTTAGTTACGGGGTGAAGCATCCGTACGGTGAGTTTAGCTCAGAAGAATCCATCAACAGCATCAAGTTTCAAGATGTATTAGATTATTACAAAACCTATTTTGGACCGAGCAATGCGTATTTAGTGGTTATCGGGGATATTGATGATGATAAGGTGAAAGATTTAACTAAGAAGTATCTTGGAAATTGGAAAGCAGTTGCAACTCCAGAAATAAAAATAATTCAACCTGAAGCAAACGTTCCTAAAACAGAAATCGATTTTGTGGACATGCCGAATGCAGTTCAATCTGATATTACGGTAATTAACAACGTGAAATTGAAAATGAGCGATGAGGACTATTTCCCAGTGCTTATTGCGAATTTTATTCTCGGAGGAGGAGGATCAGGTTACTTATATAAGAATCTTCGAGAAGATAAAGGATATACTTATGGTGCTTACTCGAGAGTTCGAGATTCTAGATACGAAGCTGCTCAATTCTCCGCTAGTGCAGAAGTGAGAAACGAAGTTACCGACAGTGCAGTCGTAGAAACGATGAAAGAAATAAAACGCCTAAGAACAGAGAAGGTAGATCCGGAAACTCTAGCACTTGCAAAAGCTAAGTACGTAGGTAGTTTTGTTCTTGCTTTAGAAAGACCACAGACCATCGCGAATTATGCTCTTAATATTGAGCTGAATGATTTGGACGATGACTTTTACGAGGACTACCTTAAAAAAATCAATGAGGTTACTGCAGAGGATGTGATGCGCGTTGCCAATAAATATTTTCAGCCAGAAAATTCTAGGATTATCGTGGTAGGTAAAGGAAGTGAGGTTTTAGAGAATTTGGAAAAAACTGGCTACCCAATAAACTATTACGATAAATATGCTAAAAAAGTAGAAAAGCCTGTTTTTTCGAAACCAATCCCTGAAGGAGTAACTGCCAAAAGTGTATTGGATACTTACATCGCTAGAGTGGGTGGAAAAGACAAATTGTCTAAAGTAAATACTGTTTATAATGTAGCAGAAGTTTCTATCGCGAACGTTCCGATGCAACTTTCTGCAGAAATGAAAAGTATGGCTCCAAATATGGAATCTATGGAAATGTCTGCCCAAGGTATGGGAGTGCTTATGAAGCAAAAATTTGATGGAACTGTTGGTTATGTTGAGCAGCAAGGACAGAAAATGCCATTGACCGAAGTTCAGATTGCCGAGAAGAAGGCTGAAAAATCAATTTTTCCAGAATTGTATTATGATAACGCTGAGTTAGAAAGCGTTGCAACAGTCAACGGTAAGGATGTCTATAAGATTAAAGTAACGACAGCTGATAAGCCAAGTTATAGATATTATGATGTTGAAACCGGATTGCTTTCTCGAGTTGAAAGTTCTATTGAAGCTCAAGGACAAATGATGACCTCAACGGTAGATTTCAGCAACTATCAAGAAGTTGAGGGCATTATGTTCCCAATGATGCAACATGTAGAATCAGGACCGCAAGTGATCGATTTAAAAATCGATAAGGTTGTGGTGAACAAAGATGTAACTGCAGACGACTTTAAATAAAAACCAAACAAATCCTCGTTTAGACGGGGATTTTTTTCTTTTGACCACGCATTAACTTAAAACTTTCTTAAGTCAGGAGTTAAAAAATCATAAAAATCGTTAATTGTGAATTCTCTAAACTCAATATTTTTTAGATTTGTTTCCGCCTAAAAATTCAAGTCCGTATGAAAAATTTAAAATATTTCTTATTTCTTTTTACTTTATCCGTTGCACTTTTTAGTTGCAAGAATAGTGAGCCAGAAGTTATTACTGTAGACAATACTACAAATAATAATAAAGAAATTGCTATGGATGCGAATGCCGATTACGCAAAAGCAGAATTTGGGATTAAAGGAATGACTTGCGCTATGGGTTGTGCGAAATCTATTGAAAACAAATTAGCTAAAATGGATGGTGTAAAATCGGCTAAGGTCGATTTTGAACATGAAGTTGCAATGGTAGAATATAATGAGGCTAAAGTAACTCCTAAGTCG
Encoded here:
- a CDS encoding Predicted Zn-dependent peptidase — encoded protein: MRYKYIKHISFFLFIFAFGFNANAQLDRTKQPKAGPAPKIELKKPEQFKLDNGLKVMVVENHVLPRVSFTLQIDNNPILEGDKAGVSTLLGAMLGNGTTSITKDKFNEEIDFIGANLNFGSQSAYAAGLSKYSERLVQLMADAAMNPLLTEEEFDKEKNKLLENLKSEEKSVAAAAARVGSALSYGVKHPYGEFSSEESINSIKFQDVLDYYKTYFGPSNAYLVVIGDIDDDKVKDLTKKYLGNWKAVATPEIKIIQPEANVPKTEIDFVDMPNAVQSDITVINNVKLKMSDEDYFPVLIANFILGGGGSGYLYKNLREDKGYTYGAYSRVRDSRYEAAQFSASAEVRNEVTDSAVVETMKEIKRLRTEKVDPETLALAKAKYVGSFVLALERPQTIANYALNIELNDLDDDFYEDYLKKINEVTAEDVMRVANKYFQPENSRIIVVGKGSEVLENLEKTGYPINYYDKYAKKVEKPVFSKPIPEGVTAKSVLDTYIARVGGKDKLSKVNTVYNVAEVSIANVPMQLSAEMKSMAPNMESMEMSAQGMGVLMKQKFDGTVGYVEQQGQKMPLTEVQIAEKKAEKSIFPELYYDNAELESVATVNGKDVYKIKVTTADKPSYRYYDVETGLLSRVESSIEAQGQMMTSTVDFSNYQEVEGIMFPMMQHVESGPQVIDLKIDKVVVNKDVTADDFK
- a CDS encoding Cu+-exporting ATPase; translation: MKNLKYFLFLFTLSVALFSCKNSEPEVITVDNTTNNNKEIAMDANADYAKAEFGIKGMTCAMGCAKSIENKLAKMDGVKSAKVDFEHEVAMVEYNEAKVTPKSLEEAVASAGNEYKVTEMKTVDSFSSAKSCDMECCAGKTAEEKANCEMACCKA